In the genome of Entelurus aequoreus isolate RoL-2023_Sb linkage group LG08, RoL_Eaeq_v1.1, whole genome shotgun sequence, one region contains:
- the hbae4 gene encoding hemoglobin subunit alpha-D-like, which yields MLSQKEKELLATAWRGLTPAAGYLGSDALIRMFTTFPGSKTYFSHLDISPGSAHLFSHGEKIVLAIAEGAQDISQLTVTLAPLQTLHAYLLRIDPSNFKLLSHCILVALAIHMGEDFTPVLHAVMDKYLSAFAAVLAEKYR from the exons ATGCTGTCCCAGAAGGAGAAAGAGCTACTTGCAACTGCATGGCGAGGGCTGACTCCCGCCGCTGGATACCTTGGATCGGACGCTCTTATTAG AATGTTTACGACCTTCCCCGGAAGCAAGACCTACTTTTCCCATCTTGACATCAGCCCTGGCTCCGCCCACCTTTTCAGCCACGGGGAAAAGATTGTCCTGGCCATCGCCGAGGGAGCCCAAGACATCAGTCAGCTGACAGTCACACTGGCCCCTCTGCAGACCTTGCATGCCTACCTGCTTCGTATCGACCCGTCTAACTTCAAG CTTCTGTCACACTGTATCCTCGTTGCCTTGGCCATTCACATGGGCGAGGACTTCACACCGGTTTTACACGCCGTAATGGACAAGTACCTGTCGGCCTTTGCAGCAGTACTTGCTGAGAAATACAGATGA